In a genomic window of Infirmifilum sp. NZ:
- a CDS encoding KEOPS complex subunit Pcc1, protein MYRGCIEVEGSADEIGILLRVLYPEKQGGSRYKSRVAIKLEGGILKICIKSRTISSFRATMNTFLRILSMLLAIEQ, encoded by the coding sequence TTGTACAGAGGATGCATCGAGGTTGAGGGCTCTGCTGACGAAATTGGGATTCTTTTAAGGGTGCTATACCCAGAAAAACAAGGGGGTTCCAGGTATAAGTCTCGGGTTGCGATCAAGCTGGAGGGCGGGATTTTGAAAATATGCATTAAAAGCCGCACTATATCATCCTTCAGGGCCACCATGAACACTTTCCTGCGTATTCTTTCAATGCTTCTCGCTATTGAACAGTAA